The window AGAAGGTAATACCGGTTGACGGCCGCAATCATCAGGACGCCGCCCACAAGTCCGAACTTGAGCAGGAGGGTCCAGCCGTACGCAGCCTCGACGAGAGCCGAGACGGAGCCCACCTGCAGCCAGGTGTTGTAGAACCCTGTCGCCAGAAAGACGACGACGCAGCCGGCTGCCAACCTGGAGAATGGTCTGGCGATGATGGACAGGAGGGGAACCATCTCTGCCGTGTCCGGTGTTGCCAGGGAACGCTTGAGCACGAACCCGAACGTGAAGAGCCCGCCGATCCAGATCGAGACTGCCACAAGATGGAGCCAGTCGATCAACACCGGAACCGTCACATTGCCCCAGTCGGCCGCGTGGCCCGAAAGGGTTGTCGTGAGGGCGACGAAGGAGGCTACGGGGAAGAAGGCCCCGCTGAACCGTGGGCTCGCGGTCACCCCCAGCAGCCTCAGCCACCAGCTCATCCACAGCGGCCCAACACGCGGGGTCCGCGCGATCCAGGACAAGCGTGGGATTGCGGCGACTCCCTGGAGCCTCAGCCACCAGGCTATACCAAGCAGCCCAAGCAGGCCAATCCGCGCGATCCAGACGGCCCCAAAATGGGTGCGTCTGAGCACGAGCGGA is drawn from Candidatus Methylomirabilis tolerans and contains these coding sequences:
- a CDS encoding CopD family protein, whose amino-acid sequence is MQSFVRWLEFVSLTALIGGLAFRWLIAQPAILSHQQFQMIEGHLRRMEFGAITVVALTSLVDLIVRTLAMSGGNIASLSLTLPLVLRRTHFGAVWIARIGLLGLLGIAWWLRLQGVAAIPRLSWIARTPRVGPLWMSWWLRLLGVTASPRFSGAFFPVASFVALTTTLSGHAADWGNVTVPVLIDWLHLVAVSIWIGGLFTFGFVLKRSLATPDTAEMVPLLSIIARPFSRLAAGCVVVFLATGFYNTWLQVGSVSALVEAAYGWTLLLKFGLVGGVLMIAAVNRYYLLTLLVHRSGRADGLIFRTIRRFISMSQSQFSRFVRLEWMIVVVALACSALLTQLMPARHARHLEHLKSLEHHSGQPSAHNTPAVMPPPTQR